A part of Tardiphaga sp. vice304 genomic DNA contains:
- the rseP gene encoding RIP metalloprotease RseP: MLGFFEHGFNTLSHGLIGYIIPFLFVLTIVVFFHELGHFLVARWNGVKVLTFSLGFGPEIIGFNDRHGTRWKISAIPLGGYVKFFGDESEASTPSSATLSGMSADERQGSFHHKRVGQRAAIVAAGPIANFILAIVIFTCLFTFFGKPSTTAQVDTVQVGSAAAAAGFQSGDVIKSIDGNAIGSFSDMQRIVGTKAGEQLSFGIKRGDSIVELKATPELKEVKDSFGNVHRLGVLGITRSAAAGEATTEKVNPAAALVLGVKETWFVVERTLSYIGGVFTGREAADQVGGPLRIAQISGQVATIGITALIHLAAVLSISIGLLNLFPVPLLDGGHLLFYAFEAVRGRPLSERAQEMGFRVGLGLVLMLMVFATYNDILHLASS, encoded by the coding sequence ATGCTCGGGTTTTTTGAACACGGTTTCAATACGTTAAGCCACGGATTGATAGGTTACATCATTCCGTTTCTGTTCGTATTGACGATTGTGGTGTTCTTCCACGAACTCGGCCATTTCCTGGTCGCGCGCTGGAACGGCGTGAAGGTGCTGACCTTCTCGCTCGGTTTCGGGCCGGAGATCATAGGCTTCAACGACCGCCACGGCACGCGCTGGAAGATCTCGGCGATCCCGCTGGGTGGTTACGTCAAGTTTTTCGGCGATGAGAGCGAAGCCTCGACGCCGTCGTCGGCCACGCTGTCGGGCATGTCGGCCGACGAGCGCCAGGGCAGCTTCCACCACAAGCGGGTAGGGCAGCGCGCCGCGATCGTCGCGGCCGGCCCGATCGCCAATTTCATCCTCGCCATCGTCATCTTCACCTGCCTGTTCACCTTCTTCGGCAAGCCCTCGACCACCGCGCAGGTCGATACCGTGCAGGTCGGCAGCGCCGCCGCAGCAGCCGGCTTCCAGTCCGGCGACGTCATCAAGTCGATCGACGGCAACGCGATCGGCAGCTTTTCCGACATGCAGCGCATCGTCGGCACCAAGGCCGGCGAGCAGCTCTCCTTCGGCATCAAGCGCGGCGATTCGATCGTCGAGCTGAAGGCGACCCCTGAACTCAAGGAAGTCAAAGACAGCTTCGGCAACGTGCATCGCCTTGGCGTGCTCGGGATTACCCGCTCGGCCGCGGCCGGCGAGGCAACCACCGAGAAGGTCAACCCGGCGGCGGCTCTGGTGCTCGGCGTCAAGGAGACCTGGTTCGTGGTCGAACGCACCCTGTCCTATATCGGTGGTGTGTTCACCGGCCGCGAGGCGGCCGACCAGGTCGGCGGCCCGCTGCGAATCGCCCAGATCTCGGGGCAGGTGGCTACCATCGGAATCACCGCGCTGATCCACCTGGCGGCGGTACTTTCGATCTCGATCGGCCTGCTGAACCTGTTTCCGGTGCCGTTGCTGGATGGCGGTCACCTGCTGTTCTATGCCTTCGAGGCGGTGCGCGGCCGGCCACTTTCGGAGCGCGCCCAGGAGATGGGGTTCCGCGTCGGACTGGGACTTGTGCTGATGTTGATGGTGTTTGCGACCTATAACGACATTCTTCATCTGGCATCATCATGA
- the bamA gene encoding outer membrane protein assembly factor BamA, with the protein MKFGLRVLRGSLVASLIMVAMPVAATVTAALVSSSASAQTVASISVAGNRRVDVETIRSYFRPGPSGRLDQGVLDDGLKALIETGLFQDVRISQPGGRVLVSVVENPVIGRVAFEGNKKVKDDQLTAEVQSKSRGTLSRPMVQADASRIAEIYRRSGRYDVSVVPEIIEQPNNRVDLIFTVNEGVKTGVKQIEFIGNKAYSSYRLKDVIKTRESNVLSFLASGDIYDPDRVEADRDLIRRYYLKNGYADVQVVAALTEYDPERKGFLVTFKIEEGQQYRVASVDYQSTIPTLDGRSLSSFSRVNVGSLYNAEALEKSVEEMQIETSRRGYAFAVVRPRGDRNFEAHTVSISFAIEEGPRTYIERINVRGNTRTRDYVIRREFDLSEGDAYNRALVDRAERRLKNLDFFKSVKVSTEPGSSSDRVILVVDLEEKSTGDFSVSGGYSTTDGALGEVSVSERNFLGRGLFAKASVQYGQYARGYSLSFVEPYLLDYRVALGLDFFQREQLSNSYISYNTKTIGFSPRLGFGLREDLTLQLRYSLYQQKISLPSTYNNCNNNTANGLLAFNQTPAALNAAGSTPNPANSATFGCYADGESSLPVRRELAGGATITSLVGYTLNYNTLDNNKNPTDGLFVEWKQDYAGVGGDVSYLKSTIDAKYYTPLVADIVGLLRVQGGMLNSVGKDIRMLDHFQMGPNLVRGFAPNGIGPRDISYVALGATGDAIGGTKYWGASAELQMPFWFLPKEVGIKGAVYADAGGLWDYQGPTSWAQTGEVNTAGCTPASKTTVGTCTGLQADTSNTIRSSVGVGLIWQSPFGPLRFDYAVPITKGDYDRVQQFKFGGGTSF; encoded by the coding sequence ATGAAGTTTGGTTTGCGGGTATTGCGGGGAAGTCTGGTTGCTTCTCTGATCATGGTCGCCATGCCGGTCGCCGCTACGGTGACTGCTGCGCTGGTTTCGTCGTCTGCTTCTGCCCAGACCGTGGCGTCGATCTCCGTCGCGGGCAATCGCCGCGTCGACGTCGAGACGATCCGCTCCTACTTCCGGCCCGGCCCGAGTGGCCGCCTCGACCAGGGCGTGCTCGATGACGGCCTCAAGGCCCTGATCGAGACCGGCCTGTTCCAGGACGTCCGGATCAGCCAGCCAGGCGGGCGTGTTCTGGTTTCCGTCGTCGAGAACCCGGTCATTGGCCGCGTTGCCTTCGAGGGCAACAAGAAGGTCAAGGACGACCAGCTCACCGCCGAAGTGCAGTCGAAGTCGCGCGGTACGCTGTCGCGCCCGATGGTGCAGGCCGACGCCTCCCGTATCGCCGAGATCTATCGCCGCTCCGGCCGCTACGACGTCAGCGTCGTTCCCGAGATCATCGAGCAGCCCAACAACCGCGTCGACCTGATCTTCACGGTCAATGAAGGCGTCAAGACCGGCGTCAAGCAGATCGAGTTCATCGGCAACAAGGCCTATTCGTCCTACCGCCTCAAGGACGTGATCAAGACCCGCGAATCCAACGTCCTGAGCTTCCTCGCCTCCGGCGACATCTACGATCCGGACCGTGTCGAAGCCGATCGCGACCTGATCCGCCGCTATTACCTGAAGAACGGCTACGCCGACGTTCAGGTCGTCGCCGCGCTCACCGAATACGATCCCGAGCGCAAGGGCTTCCTGGTTACCTTCAAGATCGAGGAGGGCCAGCAGTACCGCGTCGCTTCCGTCGACTACCAGTCGACCATCCCGACCCTCGATGGCCGCTCGCTGAGCAGCTTCTCCCGCGTCAATGTCGGCTCGCTCTACAACGCGGAAGCGCTGGAGAAGTCGGTCGAGGAGATGCAGATCGAGACCTCGCGCCGTGGCTATGCCTTCGCCGTGGTCCGTCCGCGTGGCGATCGCAACTTCGAAGCCCACACCGTCTCGATCTCGTTCGCGATCGAAGAGGGCCCGCGCACCTACATCGAGCGCATCAACGTTCGCGGCAACACCCGCACCCGTGACTATGTCATCCGTCGCGAGTTCGACCTGTCGGAAGGCGACGCGTATAACCGCGCGCTGGTCGACCGTGCCGAGCGTCGCCTCAAGAACCTCGACTTCTTCAAGAGCGTGAAGGTTTCGACCGAGCCCGGCTCGTCGAGCGATCGCGTGATCCTGGTCGTCGATCTCGAAGAAAAATCCACCGGCGACTTCTCGGTCTCGGGCGGTTACTCGACGACCGACGGCGCGCTGGGCGAAGTCAGCGTCTCCGAGCGCAACTTCCTCGGCCGCGGCCTGTTCGCCAAGGCGTCGGTGCAGTACGGCCAGTATGCCCGCGGCTACTCGCTGTCCTTCGTCGAGCCCTATCTGCTCGACTACCGCGTGGCGCTCGGCCTGGATTTCTTCCAGCGCGAGCAGCTTTCCAACAGCTACATCTCGTACAACACCAAGACGATCGGCTTCAGTCCGCGTCTCGGCTTCGGTCTGCGTGAGGATCTGACCCTGCAGCTGCGCTATTCGCTGTATCAGCAGAAGATCTCGCTGCCGTCGACCTACAACAACTGTAATAATAACACAGCCAATGGCCTGCTCGCATTTAACCAGACACCAGCCGCGCTGAATGCTGCGGGAAGCACCCCAAACCCAGCTAATTCAGCGACCTTTGGCTGCTACGCCGACGGTGAATCCTCGCTGCCGGTCCGCAGGGAACTGGCTGGCGGCGCGACCATCACGTCGCTGGTCGGCTACACGCTCAACTACAACACCCTCGACAACAACAAGAACCCCACCGACGGCCTGTTCGTCGAATGGAAGCAGGATTACGCCGGCGTCGGCGGCGACGTCAGCTACCTGAAATCGACCATCGATGCGAAGTACTACACCCCGCTGGTCGCCGACATCGTCGGCCTGCTGCGGGTCCAGGGCGGCATGCTGAATTCGGTCGGCAAGGACATCCGCATGCTTGACCATTTCCAGATGGGTCCGAACCTGGTTCGCGGTTTCGCGCCGAACGGCATCGGCCCGCGTGACATCAGCTACGTCGCCCTGGGTGCGACGGGCGATGCGATCGGCGGCACGAAGTATTGGGGCGCGTCGGCTGAATTGCAGATGCCGTTCTGGTTCCTGCCGAAGGAAGTTGGCATCAAGGGCGCGGTCTATGCAGATGCCGGCGGGTTGTGGGATTATCAGGGTCCGACGTCGTGGGCGCAGACGGGTGAAGTCAACACCGCAGGCTGCACTCCCGCCAGCAAGACGACCGTTGGTACCTGTACCGGTCTGCAGGCTGACACCAGCAACACGATCCGCTCGTCGGTCGGTGTTGGCTTGATCTGGCAGTCGCCGTTCGGTCCGCTGCGCTTCGACTACGCGGTGCCGATCACCAAGGGCGACTACGATCGCGTCCAGCAGTTCAAGTTTGGCGGCGGAACTTCGTTCTGA
- the lpxD gene encoding UDP-3-O-(3-hydroxymyristoyl)glucosamine N-acyltransferase — protein sequence MAQPDFFKQTPSLTLAEIAASAKVELVDPSRADQLITGLAALDGAGPHDLAFFDNVRYIHQLAQTRAGAVLVSERFKGDIPPHIAVLRAKSPFGAFVALSRDWHDDALRPRSGFGLNGVAASAVIHPTAMLEDDVTIDPLAVIGPDVEIGAGTVIGSGAVIAAGVKIGRDCNVGANCVIQFALIGNNVLIHPGCLIGQDGYGFIFAATHLKVPQTGRVLIQNDVEIGAGTAIDRGSLRDTVIGEGTKIDNLVQIGHNVTIGRHCLIAAKCGLAGSLTLGDHVALGAMVGLNNHITIGDGAQVTAMSGVKDSIPAKGRWGGFFAKPTKQWFREILAVEKLGRDSAPGANTGSQDAKDEGQ from the coding sequence ATGGCACAGCCGGACTTCTTCAAGCAAACGCCGTCGCTGACGCTGGCCGAGATCGCCGCGTCAGCGAAGGTTGAGCTGGTCGATCCCTCCAGGGCCGACCAGTTGATCACCGGGCTCGCCGCGCTCGACGGTGCAGGCCCGCACGATCTCGCCTTCTTCGATAACGTCCGCTACATCCACCAGCTCGCGCAGACCCGCGCGGGCGCGGTGCTGGTGAGCGAGCGTTTCAAGGGCGACATTCCCCCGCACATCGCCGTTCTCCGCGCCAAAAGCCCGTTTGGCGCTTTCGTGGCGCTCAGCCGCGACTGGCACGACGACGCGCTGCGGCCGCGGTCCGGCTTCGGCCTGAACGGCGTCGCGGCCTCCGCCGTGATCCATCCCACGGCGATGCTGGAAGACGACGTCACGATCGATCCGCTCGCGGTGATCGGGCCGGATGTCGAAATCGGCGCCGGCACCGTGATCGGCTCCGGCGCGGTGATCGCCGCCGGCGTCAAGATCGGCCGCGACTGCAATGTCGGCGCCAATTGCGTGATCCAGTTCGCGCTGATCGGCAACAACGTGTTGATCCACCCGGGCTGCCTGATCGGGCAGGACGGCTATGGCTTCATCTTCGCGGCCACCCATCTCAAGGTGCCGCAGACCGGCCGCGTGTTGATCCAGAACGACGTCGAGATCGGCGCCGGCACCGCGATCGACCGCGGCAGCCTGCGCGACACCGTGATCGGCGAGGGCACCAAGATCGACAATCTGGTTCAGATCGGCCACAATGTGACGATCGGGCGGCACTGCCTGATTGCCGCCAAATGCGGGCTGGCCGGCAGCCTGACGCTCGGCGACCATGTGGCGCTGGGCGCCATGGTCGGCCTCAATAATCACATCACGATCGGCGACGGCGCGCAGGTCACCGCGATGAGCGGCGTCAAGGACTCGATCCCCGCCAAGGGGCGTTGGGGCGGGTTCTTCGCCAAGCCGACCAAGCAGTGGTTTCGCGAGATCCTCGCGGTTGAAAAGCTCGGGCGCGACAGCGCACCGGGCGCCAATACAGGTTCGCAGGACGCGAAGGACGAGGGGCAATGA
- the fabZ gene encoding 3-hydroxyacyl-ACP dehydratase FabZ yields MSEVSSIDQESPIAYDLVDINTILKTLPHRYPFLLIDRVVNIRKDYSGIGVKNVTINEPAFLGHFPDRPVFPGVLMIEGMAQTAGVIGIMSVEGTQKPRAVYFLTIDKCKFRKPVMPGDTIEYHMRSIGRKKSMWWFHGDAKVNGVIVASADVGAMLTD; encoded by the coding sequence ATGAGCGAAGTTTCATCGATCGATCAGGAGTCACCGATTGCGTATGATCTGGTCGATATCAACACCATCCTGAAGACGCTGCCGCACCGTTATCCGTTTCTGCTGATCGACCGCGTCGTCAACATCCGCAAGGACTACAGCGGCATCGGCGTCAAGAACGTCACGATCAACGAGCCGGCCTTCCTCGGTCACTTCCCGGACCGTCCGGTATTTCCGGGCGTGCTGATGATCGAGGGCATGGCGCAGACCGCCGGCGTGATCGGCATCATGTCGGTCGAGGGCACGCAGAAGCCGCGCGCGGTGTACTTCCTGACCATCGACAAATGCAAATTCCGCAAGCCGGTGATGCCCGGTGACACGATCGAGTATCACATGCGCAGCATCGGCCGGAAGAAGTCGATGTGGTGGTTCCACGGCGACGCCAAGGTCAACGGCGTCATCGTCGCTTCCGCCGACGTCGGCGCGATGCTGACCGACTGA
- the lpxA gene encoding acyl-ACP--UDP-N-acetylglucosamine O-acyltransferase, producing MSNIDPTARIADGAVIGEGTTIGPYCIIGPNVVIGADCKLIAHVHITAQTTIGDGCTIYPFASLGTPPQSLSYKGELTKLVIGNGCTIRESVTMNAGTVAGGGVTTVGDRGYYMNCSHVGHDCHVGNDVIFATSATLGGHCEIGDFVFMGGLSAVHQFTRIGPQAMVGGICGVRGDVIPFALVNGQYASLEGLNIIGMKRRKFTKQRLALVRGFYQKLFHGEGIFAERLARVQPLASEDPAIAEILAFIAAGQHRALCLPEDGKGKS from the coding sequence ATGAGCAATATCGATCCCACGGCGCGAATTGCAGATGGCGCGGTGATCGGCGAGGGCACCACCATCGGGCCGTATTGCATCATCGGGCCGAACGTCGTGATCGGGGCGGACTGCAAGCTGATCGCCCATGTCCACATCACCGCGCAGACCACCATCGGTGACGGCTGCACGATCTATCCGTTCGCATCATTGGGCACGCCGCCGCAGTCGCTGAGCTACAAGGGCGAGTTGACGAAGCTCGTGATCGGCAACGGCTGCACGATCCGCGAATCCGTCACCATGAACGCCGGCACCGTCGCGGGTGGCGGCGTCACCACGGTCGGCGATCGCGGCTACTACATGAATTGCAGCCATGTCGGCCATGACTGCCATGTCGGCAACGACGTGATCTTCGCGACCTCGGCGACGCTCGGCGGCCATTGCGAGATCGGCGACTTCGTGTTCATGGGCGGGCTCTCGGCCGTGCACCAGTTCACCCGGATCGGTCCGCAGGCGATGGTCGGCGGCATCTGCGGCGTGCGCGGCGACGTCATCCCGTTCGCGCTGGTCAACGGCCAGTACGCCAGCCTGGAAGGCCTCAACATCATCGGCATGAAGCGCCGCAAATTCACCAAGCAGCGCCTGGCGCTGGTGCGCGGATTTTACCAGAAGCTGTTTCACGGCGAGGGTATCTTCGCCGAGCGGCTGGCGCGCGTGCAGCCGCTGGCCTCCGAGGATCCGGCGATCGCCGAGATACTCGCCTTCATCGCCGCCGGCCAGCATCGTGCGCTGTGCCTGCCCGAGGATGGCAAGGGCAAATCCTGA
- a CDS encoding LpxI family protein, with amino-acid sequence MTHQEPVLASHVGLIAGGGVLPFAVADSLKARGVTPILFALKGFCDPVAASRFRHHWVPLGRIGRLKSLMRDEHCRDLVFIGTLVRPALSEIRMDWGTLRAMRHILSAFRGGDDHLLTGIGRIFEDDGFRLLGIKDVAPDLLMPAGSLCRARPDAGAEADITKGLAVLGALSPFDIGQATVVIDGHVIGVEGIEGTDGLLARVAQLRAQGRIRARPGRGVLVKAPKSGQDLRFDMPTLGPQTIARAAEAGLAGIAIVAGNTIVAEPQQMVDAADAAGLFVTGVTA; translated from the coding sequence ATGACGCATCAAGAACCGGTTCTCGCTTCCCACGTCGGCCTGATTGCCGGCGGCGGCGTGCTGCCCTTCGCGGTCGCCGACTCACTCAAGGCGCGCGGCGTCACGCCGATCCTGTTTGCGCTGAAGGGGTTCTGCGATCCGGTCGCCGCCAGCAGGTTCAGGCATCACTGGGTGCCGCTCGGCCGGATCGGCCGGCTGAAAAGCCTGATGCGCGACGAACATTGCCGTGACCTGGTCTTCATCGGCACCTTGGTGCGGCCGGCGCTGTCCGAAATTCGCATGGATTGGGGAACGCTGCGAGCGATGCGGCACATCCTGTCCGCGTTTCGCGGCGGCGACGATCACCTGCTCACCGGCATCGGCCGCATCTTCGAAGACGATGGCTTTCGCCTGCTCGGGATCAAGGACGTAGCACCGGATTTGCTGATGCCGGCGGGATCGTTGTGCCGCGCGCGGCCCGATGCCGGCGCGGAGGCCGATATCACCAAGGGGCTCGCTGTGCTCGGCGCGCTGAGCCCGTTCGACATCGGCCAGGCGACCGTCGTGATCGACGGCCACGTGATCGGCGTCGAGGGCATCGAGGGCACCGACGGGCTGCTGGCGCGCGTGGCGCAGTTGCGCGCGCAGGGTCGTATTCGTGCCAGGCCGGGCCGCGGCGTGCTGGTGAAGGCGCCCAAGAGCGGGCAGGATTTGCGCTTCGACATGCCGACGCTCGGTCCGCAAACAATTGCACGGGCGGCCGAGGCGGGGCTGGCCGGCATCGCCATCGTCGCCGGCAACACCATCGTCGCCGAGCCGCAACAGATGGTGGACGCCGCCGACGCCGCCGGCCTGTTCGTGACGGGGGTAACGGCGTGA
- the lpxB gene encoding lipid-A-disaccharide synthase — protein MTRKIFLIATEESGDRLGSALMKVLRQRLGDDVSFEGIGGSTMAAEGLASLFPIEALSIIGFAAIPKKLPMILRRLAEATDAVLKAAPDILVIIDSPDFTHRVARRVRRRAPNIPIVDYVSPSVWAWRPGRARAMRGYVDHVLGLLPFEPEVHRQLGGPPCSYVGHPLIEQIASLRPNPEEQARRDASPPVLLVLPGSRRSEIRHHMAIFGAALGLLRKQGVAFELILPTMPHLEQAIAVALKDWPVQPRVVVGEADKRAAFRIAHAALAKSGTSTLELAIAGVPMVAAYKGGNVEAWIARRVIRSASVILANLVVGENVVPEYIQQDCTPDNLAPALRDVLADTALRQRQVEAFAKLDTIMATGKTSPSIGAAEIVIGMLKRRG, from the coding sequence GTGACGCGAAAGATCTTTCTGATCGCCACCGAAGAATCCGGCGACCGCCTCGGCTCGGCGCTGATGAAGGTGCTGCGGCAGCGCCTCGGCGACGACGTCAGCTTTGAAGGCATCGGCGGCTCGACGATGGCCGCCGAGGGGCTGGCCTCGCTGTTTCCGATCGAGGCGCTGTCGATCATCGGCTTTGCCGCGATTCCAAAAAAGCTGCCGATGATCCTGCGCCGGCTGGCCGAGGCCACCGACGCCGTGCTGAAGGCCGCCCCCGATATACTGGTGATCATCGACAGCCCCGATTTCACCCATCGCGTGGCGCGCCGCGTACGCCGCCGCGCGCCCAACATTCCGATCGTCGACTACGTCTCGCCATCGGTCTGGGCGTGGCGGCCGGGCCGGGCGCGGGCGATGCGCGGTTATGTCGACCACGTATTGGGGCTGCTGCCGTTCGAGCCCGAGGTGCACCGGCAGCTCGGCGGTCCGCCGTGCAGCTATGTCGGCCATCCCCTGATCGAGCAGATTGCATCGCTCCGCCCGAACCCCGAAGAGCAGGCGCGCCGCGACGCCAGCCCGCCGGTGCTGCTGGTGCTGCCCGGCAGCCGGCGCAGCGAGATCCGCCATCACATGGCGATCTTTGGCGCAGCCCTCGGGCTGTTGCGGAAGCAGGGTGTGGCATTCGAGCTGATCCTGCCGACCATGCCGCATCTCGAACAGGCCATTGCCGTCGCGCTGAAGGACTGGCCGGTGCAGCCGCGCGTCGTGGTCGGCGAGGCCGACAAGCGCGCCGCATTTCGCATCGCGCACGCCGCGCTGGCGAAGTCGGGCACCTCGACGCTGGAACTGGCCATCGCCGGTGTGCCGATGGTTGCTGCCTACAAGGGCGGCAATGTCGAGGCCTGGATCGCACGCCGCGTGATCCGCTCGGCCTCGGTGATCCTCGCCAATCTGGTGGTCGGTGAAAACGTGGTGCCGGAATATATCCAGCAGGACTGCACGCCGGACAATCTCGCGCCGGCGCTGCGCGACGTGCTCGCCGACACGGCGCTGCGGCAGCGCCAGGTCGAGGCCTTTGCGAAGCTCGACACCATCATGGCGACCGGCAAGACCTCGCCGAGCATCGGCGCGGCGGAAATCGTGATCGGGATGTTGAAGCGGCGCGGCTAG
- the gltA gene encoding citrate synthase: protein MDAKTNTKNATMTVDGKSFDFPILSGTVGPDVIDIGKLYAQSGMFTYDPGFTSTGSCQSKITYIDGDAGILEYRGYPIEQLAGHGDFLETCYLLLYGELPTKAQKADFDGRVTSHTMVHEQMARFFQGFRRDAHPMAVMVASVGALAAFYHDSTDINDPKQRMIASIRMIAKIPTLAAMAYKYTIGQPFVYPTNSLDFASNFLKMCFAVPCEDYKVNPVLAKALDKIFTLHADHEQNASTSTVRIAGSSGANPFACIAAGIACLWGPAHGGANEAALAMLAEIGTVDKIPEFIAKVKDKNSSVRLMGFGHRVYKNYDPRAKIMQQTCHEVLKETGHGGDEMLAVAMELEKIALSDQYFIDRKLYPNVDFYSGITLKAMGFPTSMFTVLFAVARTVGWISQWSEMIEDPQQKIGRPRQLYTGAARRDYVDIAKRG, encoded by the coding sequence ATGGACGCAAAAACCAATACCAAGAACGCCACGATGACCGTCGATGGCAAGAGCTTCGACTTCCCGATTCTGAGCGGGACGGTCGGTCCCGATGTCATCGACATCGGCAAGCTCTATGCCCAGTCCGGCATGTTCACCTATGACCCCGGATTCACCTCGACCGGCAGCTGCCAGTCGAAGATCACTTACATCGACGGCGATGCCGGCATCCTCGAATATCGCGGCTACCCGATCGAGCAGCTCGCCGGCCACGGCGACTTCCTCGAGACCTGCTACCTGCTTCTGTACGGCGAACTGCCGACCAAGGCGCAGAAGGCCGATTTCGACGGCCGCGTCACCAGCCACACCATGGTTCACGAACAGATGGCCCGCTTCTTCCAGGGCTTCCGTCGCGATGCGCATCCGATGGCCGTGATGGTCGCGTCGGTCGGCGCACTGGCCGCGTTCTACCATGACTCCACCGACATCAACGATCCCAAGCAGCGCATGATCGCGTCGATCCGCATGATCGCCAAGATCCCGACGCTCGCCGCGATGGCCTACAAGTACACGATCGGCCAGCCCTTCGTGTACCCGACCAACTCGCTGGATTTCGCCTCGAACTTCCTCAAGATGTGCTTTGCGGTGCCTTGCGAGGACTACAAGGTCAACCCGGTGCTGGCCAAGGCACTGGACAAGATCTTCACGCTGCACGCCGACCATGAGCAGAACGCCTCGACCTCGACCGTGCGCATTGCCGGCTCGTCGGGCGCCAACCCGTTCGCGTGCATCGCCGCCGGCATCGCCTGCCTGTGGGGACCCGCGCATGGTGGCGCCAACGAAGCCGCGCTGGCGATGCTGGCCGAGATCGGCACCGTCGACAAGATTCCGGAATTCATCGCCAAGGTGAAGGACAAGAATTCCAGCGTCCGCCTGATGGGCTTCGGTCACCGCGTCTACAAGAACTACGATCCGCGCGCCAAGATCATGCAGCAGACCTGCCATGAAGTGCTCAAGGAAACCGGTCATGGCGGCGACGAGATGCTCGCCGTGGCGATGGAACTCGAGAAGATCGCATTGAGCGACCAGTACTTCATCGACCGCAAGCTGTACCCGAACGTCGACTTCTATTCGGGCATCACCCTGAAGGCGATGGGCTTCCCGACCTCGATGTTCACCGTATTGTTCGCGGTCGCCCGCACCGTCGGCTGGATCAGCCAGTGGAGCGAGATGATCGAGGATCCGCAGCAGAAGATCGGCCGTCCGCGCCAGCTCTACACCGGCGCCGCCCGCCGCGATTACGTCGATATCGCCAAGCGCGGCTGA
- the gltX gene encoding glutamate--tRNA ligase — MTAPIVTRFAPSPTGFLHIGGARTALFNWLYARGRGGKMLLRIEDTDRERSTEPAIAAIIEGLKWLGIEWDDNTVYQFQRAGRHREVAEQLLAEGKAYYCYASADELKEMREKARAEGKSKLYDGRWRERAASEAPAGVKPTIRLKAPLDGETVIDDQVQGRVTWKNENLDDLVLLRGDGNPTYMLAVVVDDHDMGVTHVIRGDDHLINAARQKQIYDALGWQVPSMSHIPLIHGPDGSKLSKRHGALGVDAYRAMGYVPEALRNYLVRLGWSHGDQEIFSTEEMIRDFDLPAIGRSAARFDFAKLENLNGHYIRHADDRSLVTQFEDVLEYVPDGADLKAKLNDTSRAQLLQAMPQLKERAKTLIELIDSSYYIFADRPLVMEPKAAALLTPETRALIGRLHGALKGVTDWTAATTEAATRTFAEANGLKLGAVAQPLRVALTGKTTSPGIFDVLAVLGRQECLARLADQEAV; from the coding sequence ATGACCGCACCCATCGTCACCCGTTTCGCGCCCTCCCCGACCGGCTTCCTGCACATCGGCGGCGCCCGCACCGCGCTGTTCAACTGGCTGTATGCGCGCGGCCGCGGCGGCAAGATGTTGCTGCGGATCGAGGATACCGACCGCGAGCGCTCCACGGAGCCGGCGATCGCCGCGATCATCGAAGGGTTGAAGTGGCTCGGCATCGAATGGGACGACAACACCGTCTACCAGTTCCAGCGAGCCGGCCGGCACCGCGAGGTTGCCGAGCAGCTGCTGGCCGAAGGCAAGGCCTATTATTGCTACGCCTCCGCCGACGAGCTCAAGGAGATGCGCGAGAAGGCCCGTGCCGAGGGCAAGTCGAAACTCTATGACGGCCGCTGGCGCGAACGCGCGGCGTCGGAGGCGCCGGCCGGCGTCAAGCCGACCATCCGCCTGAAGGCGCCGCTCGACGGCGAGACCGTGATCGACGACCAGGTACAGGGCCGCGTCACCTGGAAGAACGAGAACCTCGACGACCTCGTCCTGCTGCGCGGCGACGGCAACCCGACCTATATGCTGGCGGTGGTGGTAGACGACCACGACATGGGCGTGACGCATGTGATCCGCGGCGACGACCACCTGATCAATGCCGCCCGCCAGAAGCAGATCTACGACGCGCTCGGCTGGCAGGTTCCCAGCATGTCGCACATCCCGCTGATCCACGGGCCGGACGGCTCGAAGCTCTCCAAGCGCCACGGCGCGCTCGGCGTCGATGCCTATCGCGCGATGGGCTACGTGCCCGAGGCCCTACGCAATTACCTCGTGCGGCTCGGCTGGAGCCACGGCGACCAGGAGATCTTCTCCACGGAGGAGATGATCCGCGACTTCGACCTGCCCGCCATCGGACGCTCCGCCGCACGGTTCGATTTCGCCAAGCTGGAGAATCTCAACGGCCACTACATCCGGCACGCCGACGATCGGTCGCTTGTGACCCAGTTCGAGGATGTGCTGGAATACGTGCCTGATGGCGCTGATCTCAAGGCCAAGCTCAACGACACGTCGCGCGCGCAGCTGTTGCAGGCGATGCCGCAGCTCAAGGAGCGCGCCAAGACGCTGATCGAACTGATCGACAGTTCCTATTACATCTTTGCCGACCGGCCGCTGGTGATGGAGCCGAAGGCCGCAGCCTTGCTGACGCCGGAAACCCGCGCCTTGATCGGCAGACTGCACGGCGCACTCAAGGGCGTCACCGACTGGACGGCGGCGACCACGGAGGCAGCTACCCGCACGTTTGCCGAGGCCAATGGCCTGAAACTCGGCGCGGTGGCGCAGCCCCTGCGGGTGGCGCTGACCGGAAAGACGACTTCGCCCGGAATCTTCGACGTGCTGGCGGTATTGGGGCGGCAGGAATGCCTTGCCCGGCTCGCCGATCAAGAAGCGGTTTAG